Within the Oceaniferula flava genome, the region ATTCCATCTGGTATTCCATCAAGGATCTGCCCGGCTACAAGGGCGACGATCCTTTGACCCTGCGGGTCTATGTTTTCTCCCAAATCAATGGGGTGAAACCGGTGAAGGTGTTTCAGTATCAGGTGGAAAAGGGTAAGAAACCCAAGGCCACCGGCAGTGAGCGTTTCACCATCGATGCCGCCACCGCAGCCAAGGTGCTGGGGCGCCGATAGACCCCTGCGGACTCCGCAGATTCTGTCAATGTCACCGCAATCTCGGATATCGGCTTGAATAAATGCCGGTGGAGGTGCATGGAGTCTCCCGCCATGGATATCTGGATGCTCATCATCGCCACCATACTCGCAGCGGCTGCCGCTGTGCAGGGCGCGAGCTATGTGCACCGTGGTGTGCGCTCGCGCTGGACCATGGTCTGGATGTTACTCAGTTTCATGGCGCAGCTGGTTTTACTGGGGATGCGTGGCGAGATGCGTGGTGCCTGCCCGCTGGGCGATACCGGCGAGGCCATGATCTTCTCCGCCTGGTCGCTGACCCTGCTCTACCTGATGGTCGGTTCTGTCTTCCGTCTGTCGCTGCTGGGTGTGTTCACCGCGCCCTTGGTCGCCTTTTTATTAGCCGTGGCGCTGATTCCCGGCATGCTGGATCCGAATCCACCACACGTCGATCACATCGACCCCTGGGGCGAGAGCCACGCGGCATTTTCCGTGCTGGCCTACGGCGCACTCGGCTTGGCCGCCGTCGCTGGGATGATGTTCCTCGCCTTGAACCGTCGCTTGAAGGATGCCGACATGCAGAACGGCTTGTTCAAAAATCTGCCACCCGTCCGTGAGCTGAACCGCGTGGTCATGCGGCTCCTCGTGCTCGGCTTTTCCATTCTGACCTTGGGGATCATTTGCGGCTTGATGATGGAGCGCGCGGAGACCCTGAGCACCCACTTAATCGTCGCCGTCTTCCAGTGGCTGGCTTATGCCGTGTTATTGTTCATCGAGTGGCGACGGGGGATGCCACCCAGGAAGTTGTCCCTGGCGGCGGTGATCTTGTTTATCCTTTCATTATTGATTTTCCCGCTGCTCTAAGCGGATTTTGTTAGATGGAACTTGTTTGTCTTGGATTGAATCATGAAACCGCACCTGTCGAGGTGAGGGAGCACTTTGCCGTGGCCGCTGATGCCCTGGGGGAAAAAGCCCGCGAAATCATCGAGCTGAGCACCATCGCCGAGAGTGTGGTGCTATCCACCT harbors:
- the ccsA gene encoding cytochrome c biogenesis protein CcsA, with protein sequence MDIWMLIIATILAAAAAVQGASYVHRGVRSRWTMVWMLLSFMAQLVLLGMRGEMRGACPLGDTGEAMIFSAWSLTLLYLMVGSVFRLSLLGVFTAPLVAFLLAVALIPGMLDPNPPHVDHIDPWGESHAAFSVLAYGALGLAAVAGMMFLALNRRLKDADMQNGLFKNLPPVRELNRVVMRLLVLGFSILTLGIICGLMMERAETLSTHLIVAVFQWLAYAVLLFIEWRRGMPPRKLSLAAVILFILSLLIFPLL